The Henckelia pumila isolate YLH828 unplaced genomic scaffold, ASM3356847v2 CTG_461:::fragment_3, whole genome shotgun sequence genome window below encodes:
- the LOC140872297 gene encoding myosin-1-like — MSQKKVQGSPSLQSMKSLPVDFPSMGTDSMLEIVEPLSNAEIGSVNEESPYCSLDLSTKDGAASFRDDGDYVQTVGTTIRSFEHLHADSKWSDTTSYASKKKLQSWFKLPDGSWELGTILWTSGNESLISYAEGKVLKVNSEALLPANPDILDGIDDLMQLSYLNEPSVLHNLQYRYNHDMIYTKAGPVLVAINPFKKLPLYGDNYIEAYKCKSLEIPHVYAITDTAIREIIRDEVNQSIIISGESGAGKTETAKIAMQYLAALGGGGGIEYEILKTNPILEAFGNAKTLRNDNSSRFGKLIEIHFSETGKISGARIQTFLLEKSRVVQCSEGERSYHIFYQLCAGALPTLQEKLKLRNADEFNYLRQSNCYTISEVNDAEQFRVVMEALDIVHVNKEDQDSVFAMLAAVLWLGNVSFTVVDCENHVQPVVDEGLINVATLIGCNVEELKLALSTRKMRVGNDNIVQKLTLSQAIDTRDALAKSIYSCLFDWLVEQINKSLAVGKKRTGRSISILDIYGFESFERNSFEQFCINYANERLQQHFNRHLFKLEQEEYVQDGIDWTKVEFDDNQDCLNLFEKKPLGLQSLLDEESTFPNGTDLSFANKLKQHLNSNPCFRGERGKAFTVCHYAGEVMYDTTGFLEKNRDLLHLDSIQLLSSCTCHLPQAFASSMLTQSQKPVVGALYKSGGPDSQKLSVTTKFKGQLFLLMQHLENTTPHFIRCIKPNDFQSPGNYNQGLVLQQLRCCGVLEVVRISRAGFPTRMSHQKFTRRYGFLLLDHAASQDPLSVSVAILRQFNILPEMYQVGYTKLFFRTGQIGVLEDTRTRTLHGILCVQSCYRGHKARSYLKDLRRGIDALQSFIRGVKTRKHYAILLQRHRAAISIQKQMKSRICRKKFRNLKKASVLVQSVIRGWLVRRCSGDIGLLQFGERKGNEPEEVLVKSSFLAELHRRVLKAEAALREKEEEDEVLNQRLQQYENRWSEYELKMKSMEEVWQKQMRSLQSSLSIARKSLAFDDSQRNSDASLNGNDDRESTWETGSNTGIHEKTGERSSNAGLNVIGRLADEFEQRSQVFGDDAKFLIEVKSGQVEAGLDPDLELHRLKHMFEAWKKDYGSRLRETKVILHKLGHEEGSGEKTKKKWWGGRTSTRVS; from the exons ATGTCACAGAAGAAAGTACAGGGTTCGCCTTCACTTCAGTCTATGAAGTCACTTCCCGTGGATTTTCCGTCTATGGGAACTGATAGCATGTTGGAAATTGTTGAACCGCTGAGCAATGCTGAAATTGGCTCGGTTAATGAGGAATCACCATATTGTAGTTTGGACTTGTCAACCAAAGACGGGGCGGCTTCTTTCCGTGATGATGGTGATTATGTTCAGACTGTGGGCACTACCATACGGTCATTCGAACATCTGCATGCTGATTCTAAATGGAGCGACACCACCTCATATGCATCAAAGAAG AAGCTTCAATCCTGGTTTAAGCTGCCTGATGGTAGTTGGGAGCTGGGGACAATTCTTTGGACCTCTGGAAACGAGTCATTGATATCATATGCCGAGGGAAAA GTTTTGAAAGTGAATTCGGAAGCTCTGTTGCCAGCAAATCCTGATATACTTGATGGCATAGATGATCTTATGCAACTAAGTTATTTAAATGAACCATCAGTATTGCATAATCTTCAGTATAGATATAATCATGATATGATATAT ACCAAGGCAGGTCCTGTTCTGGTTGCCATTAACCCCTTTAAGAAACTGCCATTATATGGTGATAATTATATTGAAGCATACAAGTGCAAATCTTTGGAGATCCCACACGTATATGCCATCACAGATACAGCTATTCGGGAAATTATCCGAG ATGAGGTGAATCAATCTATAATTATAAG TGGGGAAAGTGGTGCTGGAAAAACGGAAACTGCAAAAATAGCAATGCAGTACCTAGCTGCCCTgggaggtggtggtggaatagAGTATGAGATTCTGAAAACAAATCCAATTTTGGAAGCTTTTGGCAACGCGAAAACATTAAGAAATGATAACTCAAGTCGATTC GgaaaattgattgaaattcactTCAGTGAAACTGGAAAAATATCAGGTGCCAGGATTCAAACAT TTTTACTCGAGAAG TCCAGAGTGGTTCAATGTTCTGAGGGAGAAAGGTCATATCATATCTTTTATCAGCTTTGTGCTGGAGCTCTGCCCACCCTACAAG AGAAATTGAAGTTACGGAATGCGGATGAGTTTAATTATTTGAGACAGAGCAATTGCTATACAATTTCTGAGGTTAACGATGCCGAGCAGTTCCGCGTAGTTATG GAAGCACTGGACATTGTTCATGTTAATAAAGAAGATCAAGATAGTGTATTTGCAATGCTAGCTGCAGTTTTGTGGCTGGGAAATGTCTCATTTACGGTGGTTGATTGTGAAAACCACGTTCAACCAGTGGTGGATGAAG GTCTAATCAATGTTGCTACATTGATTGGGTGCAATGTGGAGGAACTAAAGCTAGCATTATCTACTAGGAAAATGAGAGTAGGAAACGACAATATCGTTCAAAAGCTTACTCTATCTCAG GCCATTGATACGAGAGATGCATTGgcaaaatctatttattcttgTTTGTTTGATTGGCTTGTTGAACAAATCAATAAATCATTAGCAGTAGGTAAAAAGCGCACCGGACGGTCCATCAGCATTCTCGATATCTATGGCTTTGAATCATTTGAG agGAATAGTTTTGAGCAATTCTGCATCAATTATGCCAATGAAAGATTGCAACAGCATTTCAACCGCCACTTGTTCAAACTGGAACAAGAG GAATACGTTCAAGATGGCATTGACTGGACAAAAGTTGAATTTGATGATAACCAAGATTGTCTCAATCTCTTTGAGAAG AAACCACTAGGATTACAATCCTTGCTAGACGAAGAATCAACCTTTCCAAATGGCACAGATTTGAGTTTTGCGAATAAGCTTAAGCAACATCTGAATTCTAATCCTTGTTTTAGAGGAGAAAGAGGCAAAGCTTTCACCGTTTGCCATTATGCTGGAGag GTCATGTATGACACAACTGGCTTTCTTGAGAAGAATCGAGATTTGCTGCATTTGGATTCCATCCAGCTATTGTCCTCTTGTACTTGCCACCTCCCACAGGCGTTTGCTTCCAGCATGCTTACTCAATCCCAGAAGCCCGTAGTTGGTGCACTCTATAAATCTGGTGGACCAGATTCACAAAAATTGAGTGTCACGACTAAATTCAAG GGCCAATTATTCCTACTGATGCAACATCTTGAGAATACAACACCACATTTCATACGTTGTATAAAGCCCAATGATTTCCAATCTCCTGGTAACTACAATCAAGGGCTGGTATTGCAACAGCTTCGTTGCTGCGGAGTCTTAGAAGTTGTTAGAATATCGAGAGCTGGTTTTCCTACCAGAATGTCGCATCAAAAGTTTACTAGAAG GTATGGTTTTCTTCTATTAGATCATGCTGCATCACAGGATCCACTCAGCGTTTCAGTGGCAATTCTTCGCCAGTTTAACATTCTACCAGAGATGTATCAAGTTGGCTACACTAAGTTGTTTTTTCGAACTGGACAG ATTGGTGTACTTGAGGATACAAGAACTCGTACTCTGCATGGTATATTGTGTGTTCAAAGCTGTTACAGGGGTCATAAAGCTCGATCCTATCTGAAAGATTTGAGGAGGGGCATTGATGCACTTCAGTCGT TTATCCGTGGTGTCAAAACCAGAAAGCATTATGCAATACTATTACAAAGGCATCGAGCCGCTATCTCCATCCAAAAGCAAATGAAATCCAGGATTTGCCgtaaaaaatttagaaatttgaAGAAGGCGTCAGTTTTAGTACAATCAG ttATTCGTGGCTGGTTGGTTCGAAGATGCTCGGGAGACATAGGGTTGCTGCAATTCGGAGAAAGAAAG GGTAACGAGCCGGAAGAAGTGCTGGTAAAGTCATCATTTCTTGCTGAACTTCATCGTCGTGTTCTTAAAGCTGAAGCTGCTTTGAGAGAGAAAGAAGAAGAGGATGAGGTCCTGAACCAAAGGCTGCAACAATATGAGAATCGATGGTCTGAATATGAGCTAAAAATGAAGTCCATGGAAGAAGTGTGGCAGAAACAAATGAGGTCGCTTCAATCTAGTCTTTCCATTGCGAGAAAGAGCCTAGCTTTCGACGATTCTCAAAGAAATTCAGATGCCTCACTCAATGGAAACGATGATAGAGAATCTACCTGGGAAACAGGTAGCAACACAGGTATTCATGAAAAGACTGGAGAAAGATCGTCAAATGCTGGTTTAAACGTTATAGGTCGATTAGCTGATGAATTTGAGCAACGAAGTCAAGTATTCGGGGACGATGCCAAGTTCTTAATCGAGGTTAAATCAGGCCAAGTTGAGGCAGGTCTGGATCCTGATCTCGAGCTTCACAGATTGAAACATATGTTCGAGGCCTGGAAAAAAGATTACGGATCAAGATTAAGGGAAACCAAAGTGATTCTTCATAAGCTTGGACACGAAGAAGGCTCTGGAGAGAAGACGAAAAAGAAATGGTGGGGTGGGAGGACCAGTACAAGGGTAAGTTGA